CTGGATACATAGGTGAGAAAGATGTCGGTCGAAGCTGACCAGCTCGCTAGCATGATCAACCACGCGGTCGCGCCGGCGTTCATGCTCAATGGCGTCGCGGCGATGGTGGCGGTGCTGGTCAATCGGATTTCCGGCGTCACCGAGCGGATCAGAAAGCTTCGCGAGATCGACGAGAGTGACATCGCCCGAGCCTCGCTGAAGAAGGGAATCGGGGAGCTGAAGCGTCGTGAACGCCTTTTAAACAGCGCATTGCACCTTGCGGTGCTGGCCGGAATCGGCGTGACGCTTCTGCTCCTCTTCGGCTTCGTCGTGGCCTTTTTGGGATACCGTCACGAACCGGGCGCGGCCGTATTGTTCATTGCGGCACTCTGCTTCCTGGCGGGGTCTCTCTTCCGATTCCTGCAGGACATCTGGCTGTCAAAAGGCGAGCACGACGACCGTCAGCTGCAATGATCGCCGAATTGGTCCCCATGCGCTCTCGCCTTCACTAGAAGTGGAAGGATACCCCTATGATCGGGCCCTGCTGGACGACGTCGAAGACAAACCCGTCGTTCTCGTAGTTGACGCCTAATGCGCGGTATCCGGCCACGGCCGAGATGGTGTCGTTGAATTTGTAGCCGAGGCCGAGGCCCACGTCCCAGTCGACGTCGGCACCACCGCCGCCCACCAGCCCCCATCCCGTGACATAGATTTCCGGGGTGAAGAAGTAGTTTCCGCGCAGGCCGACGACGGCGTCCACCCATGTCGCGCTGTCTTCCCGCTCCACACCGGCCAGAAGTCCGCCGTTGAAGGAGATGTCCGTCTCGACCGACCAGACTTTCATGCCGCCGAACACGTCAAGGTGCCCATTCTGATCTTCGAGTACGGCGTAACCCACGCCGAGAAGCCCTGCAAAGGTCTCCGACGTCACGTCGACGCTGTCGGCCAAGATGCCGCGGGGCGTGTGCGCATCGGCACCCAGCTTGACGTAGACCACGTCGCCGACGATGCTGTAGCGGTCATATCTTGCTTCGGCCGCAGCCATGAAGGCGAAGTCGAGATTGTCGAGAATGTCGCCGAAATCGGAATCGATATTGACCTCGGGAAGCCCGAATTGCCTCACGTCCCCGGAAATCCCGGCAGCCCAGAAGTATGGAGCGACCGTGAATTCCCAGCCGCTCCGGGTCTCGACCGTCTTCGCTTCGGGCGCGAGCGGTGTCACATCGGCGGCATTGCCGATCGAAGCGGCTGTGACGCCGGCCAGCAAGACAATCGCATGCAAGTATATGGCCTTCATGAGAATCCCCCGATCTCGTTCGCCCCAGCACTGCTTCCGAGTCGGGAGTGTGCAATAGGAAGTGGATTTCGGCAAGCGGAACATCTATTGCGGGTTGACGGCCTGCCGCAACTGCCTGAGCAGATCCGAGATCTGCGGGTCCTGCGGCCTCAATTGCGCCATGCGTTCTGCCAATCTCAACGCGTCCTCGAGCCGCTGAAGCTTGAGAGTGTATTGGAGCGCGAGGCCCGTGATATCCGGATGCGAGCCGGCAGCCGCCCAGGCGTCAAGTCTGTTCAGGGCGTCTTCCGTCCTCCCGACGGAATCGAGGGCAACGCCGAGCGTCGTCTTGTAGCGCGAGTTTTGCGGATCGAGCCGGATCGCTTCCTCAAGCTCGCCGATGGCATTATCAATCGCCTTCTTGCGAACCAGGGATAGAGCGTGTCCGTAACGCAAATCGGCGCGGTCCGGCGAAAGTGAAGTGGCTTCGGCGTAGGTTCGCTCGGATTTGTCGTTCTGCCCGGTGGCTCGGTAAAATTCCGCAAGATTGACGCGCGAGCCTTCCAGTGTAGGGTCGAGGGAAATCGCGTGCTGGAAGGCGGCTTCGGCCTCTGCCGCTCGCTGCTGGCCGAACAGGAAGAAGCCATAGTTGCTTTGCGTTTCCGCGACGTCGGCATTCGTTTCGACGTAGGCACGCAGGTCGTTGACCGCGGTTTCGAAGCTGCCTCGCTGGCTGCCAAAGAGGTCGGGAGGGGTTCCCCCAAGGGCCGTTGCCGCCGCCACACGCACGGCGCGCGTTTCATCGCCGAGCAGGTCGCCGATCGCCTCCAGCCTGCGCTCTGGCGGAATGTTTCCCGCAGCTTCCGCGGCCCCAAGCCGCACGAGTGGATTTATATCGGCCGATGCCGCTCGAATATCCGCCACGGCGTCCGCTCCGCCGATCCGGCTCATTCTTGCAATGGCACTGCCTCTGACAATCCCGGCCTGGTCCTGATCGTTGAC
This genomic stretch from Rhizobium favelukesii harbors:
- a CDS encoding DUF2721 domain-containing protein, which codes for MSVEADQLASMINHAVAPAFMLNGVAAMVAVLVNRISGVTERIRKLREIDESDIARASLKKGIGELKRRERLLNSALHLAVLAGIGVTLLLLFGFVVAFLGYRHEPGAAVLFIAALCFLAGSLFRFLQDIWLSKGEHDDRQLQ